The Longimicrobiaceae bacterium genome segment CACTCCCCCACGTCGCCCTCCCCCGCGGCCGGCTCCACCTCCTCCACGGGGATCTCCACCCGCCGGCACACCACCTGTACCGGCTCCCGCAGCCCCTCCCAGACCACGCACGTCCGCAGGATGTCGTGGCGGTCCACCACCGCCTGCAGCGCACGCAGAAAGCCGGTCAGCCGCTCGCGTGTGTCGAAGCTCCAGAGACTCACCTGGATGTACGTGTCTCCCTCCTCGGCCATCAGGTGGTGGAAGAGGATCCCTTCCTGCAGCGGCGCCAGCGGGTAGATGTCCTGCACGTTCTCGGCTCCGCCCGGCACCTCCGAGAAGACCCTGTCCCTCTCCGACGGGTCCAGCACCATCCGGGACGCGAGGACGAGCGGCGTGGGACCGGAGCCGTACTTCCCCGCCCGGACGAGCTCCAGCAGCGGTTGCTTGTTCTCCCGCAGCAGCCCCAGGAGGCCGGAGTCCATCGCCTTGCCCCGGATGATCAGCTCGTCGCCTTCGACCGACAGATCGACGCCCCGGGCGAGGAGGTCGCTCACAAGCTCCTGGATGCTCATAGACGGATTTCCTGTTTGATGTCGGTCGCGAGGTCGGCGATCGTCGGCTTCGTGAACAGCGCCCGCACGTCGGTGTGCAGCCCCCGCCGCCGCATCCGCTCGATGAGTGTGATCGCCAGGAGGGAGTGGCCGCCCAGCTCGAAGAAGTGGTCCCACCGCCCCACGTGCTCCAGCCTCAGCACCTCCGCCCAGATCTCCGCCAGCGCCTGCTCCACCTCCCCCTGCGGCCCCTCGTAGCCCCGCCGCGCGTACGCCTCCCCCTCCGGCGCCGGCAGCGCCCTCTGGTCCAGCTTCCCGTTGGGCGTCAGCGGCATCTCCTCCAGGCGCACGTACGCCGCCGGCACCATGTACTCCGGCACCCGCTCCTGCA includes the following:
- a CDS encoding phosphopantetheine-binding protein, whose translation is QERVPEYMVPAAYVRLEEMPLTPNGKLDQRALPAPEGEAYARRGYEGPQGEVEQALAEIWAEVLRLEHVGRWDHFFELGGHSLLAITLIERMRRRGLHTDVRALFTKPTIADLATDIKQEIRL